One window of the Anolis sagrei isolate rAnoSag1 chromosome 5, rAnoSag1.mat, whole genome shotgun sequence genome contains the following:
- the LOC137097102 gene encoding endonuclease domain-containing 1 protein-like, with translation MFYLFLPILVACFPIPGKAEVVEDFSNCLEFFLDRKPPGETLTPVNEARICQFYKKAYRFATMYDKDQRIPIYSAYKCKPGRGSEAEKWMIEPQLVGLDFGRSMEEEDTTQIPLWQLKQSQAISSDYKYLLDYKRGYLSPVDHQPNEDSKVAVSTLTNAVPLFKGLEYSWGNYQNSLKESAQKAHLCHDLYVIAGAVPSRDEYVFGERVNQPSHIWSATCCVHEKRGRTSWAAIATDKEEKVKECSLDELQVLLAGLYGKGEIDLFNNACNTNRAAHRRRCLWTERLGSFSKRCGTR, from the exons ATGTTCTATTTATTCCTGCCCATTTTGGTTGCATGTTTTCCAATACCTGGAAAGGCTGAGGTGGTAGAGGATTTTTCAAACTGCCTTGAGTTCTTCTTGGATCGGAAGCCACCGGGAGAGACCCTGACCCCTGTCAACGAGGCCAGGATCTGCCAGTTCTACAAGAAGGCCTACCGCTTTGCCACCATGTACGACAAAGACCAACGCATCCCTATATACTCGGCTTACAAATGCAAACCTGGCCGTGGCAGTGAAGCTGAAAAGTGGATGATAGAGCCACAA CTAGTTGGGCTCGATTTTGGAAGAAGCATGGAAGAGGAAGACACAACTCAAATTCCCTTGTGGCAGCTTAAACAAAGCCAAGCTATTTCAAGTGACTACAAGTACCTTCTCGACTATAAGAGGGGATACTTGAGCCCTGTTGATCATCAACCCAACGAAGATAGCAAAGTTGCGGTGTCTACCTTGACCAACGCCGTCCCACTGTTCAAAGGACTTGAATATTCATGGGGAAACTACCAAAACAGTCTCAAGGAAAGCGCTCAAAAAGCTCATTTGTGCCACGATCTGTATGTCATTGCCGGAGCGGTGCCCAGCAGGGATGAATATGTTTTTGGAGAGAGGGTCAACCAGCCGAGCCACATCTGGTCTGCCACCTGCTGCGTTCATGAGAAGAGAGGCCGGACATCCTGGGCTGCCATTGCAACGGACAAGGAAGAGAAAGTCAAGGAATGCAGCCTGGATGAACTGCAGGTCTTGCTCGCCGGACTCTACGGGAAGGGGGAAATCGATCTTTTCAACAATGCCTGCAACACAAACCGGGCTGCGCATCGGCGCCGCTGTCTTTGGACCGAAAGACTGGGATCCTTCTCCAAAAGATGTGGAACAAGGTGA
- the LOC132775620 gene encoding endonuclease domain-containing 1 protein-like, giving the protein MLMLALLFVAACSSILAEAEVVQDFKNCLEFFLDKTPPDASLTPSNPARICQFYKNIYRYATMYDTEKRIPIYSAYKCKPGKGQRYNGWMIEPQLVDLALGRSMEDERETNIAASGVAKNQATFKDYAQALNTEKGHLNPVCHQPDEDSRAATSTLTNIVPQFSKLNEDAWASYEDSVKKEAQVCKDLYVIVGAVPGDEYIADGRVNVPSHIWSAACCLREKNRRNAWGAIAKNNENIVKQYNLEKLKKELALLYGKEKIDPFNNGCK; this is encoded by the exons ATGTTGATGCTGGCCCTGCTCTTTGTGGCAGCCTGTTCTTCCATACTTGCCGAAGCAGAAGTGGTGCAGGACTTTAAAAACTGCCTCGAGTTCTTCTTGGACAAGACTCCCCCAGATGCGTCCCTGACGCCCTCCAACCCTGCCAGGATCTGCCAGTTTTACAAGAACATCTACCGTTACGCCACCATGTACGACACAGAGAAACGCATTCCCATATACTCCGCTTACAAGTGCAAACCTGGCAAGGGTCAGAGGTATAACGGCTGGATGATAGAGCCCCAG CTTGTAGACCTGGCTTTAGGGAGGAGCATGGAAGACGAGCGTGAAACCAACATTGCTGCTTCAGGCGTTGCAAAGAACCAAGCCACCTTCAAAGATTACGCTCAAGCCTTAAACACCGAAAAGGGGCACCTGAACCCCGTTTGCCACCAACCGGACGAAGACAGCCGAGCGGCCACCTCCACCTTGACCAACATTGTGCCCCAGTTTAGCAAACTCAACGAAGACGCTTGGGCCAGCTACGAAGACAGTGTCAAGAAGGAGGCTCAGGTCTGCAAGGACTTGTACGTCATTGTAGGAGCTGTGCCTGGGGATGAGTACATAGCCGACGGCAGGGTCAACGTGCCCAGCCACATCTGGTCTGCAGCCTGTTGCCTGCGCGAGAAGAACCGCAGAAACGCATGGGGTGCCATCGCAAAGAACAACGAGAACATTGTCAAGCAATACAACTTGGAGAAACTGAAAAAGGAGCTTGCTCTACTCTACGGGAAGGAAAAGATCGATCCTTTCAACAATGGATGTAAATAA